One Podospora pseudopauciseta strain CBS 411.78 chromosome 4, whole genome shotgun sequence genomic window, CGCAAGCACAGCGATTCAGACGATGAAATGGGTGACACTTTTGACGAGGACGTCGCGCGACGAAAAAAGAGCAGACCTGACGTGGTGGCCACCTCGGACGAGAATCAACGGGCTGCGGCCGAGAGAAGCAAACCGTTGACACCACCACTGACCCGACGAACATCGGGCACCCCTACCTTTGGAGTTGAGATGCAGATGCCCTCTAGACCAGCCACCCCTGTCGCAGTCCGGGAGGATAGGGAGAAGAATAGCAGTGGAAGTGCCGGGACACCGATGTCGATCACGCCAAAACCAGCATCGCAAAACAGGTCACCGCTTATACCGCATGAGCCACAGcaaaaacaaccaccaaagACATCTACGCCAGCGCCGGTGGCGGACGACCTGTGGGCAGAGTTTGAGGCGGACTTGTTgcaggagaaaaagaagcctgctgctgttgctgctttggAGGACGGCGATGCTGTCATTTCTGCGCCGGTTATGACCAATGAGGAGATTGCTGCCAAgtcagaagaggaagaaagacAAAAGAGAAGGGCGCTGGCGGATAtcgagctggaggatgaGAAAGAGGAGGCCACTCGGGCGTTGGAGACCGAGTTTGAAGTTatggaagagctggaagcGCGTGCGAAAAAGCTCAGAGAAAGGAGAGAGGCATTGAGGGTACAAGGAGGCGGGGGAAgcgctgctcctgctgctgctacggCTAAGGGACCTGCCCTTGGAAAGGAGAATGCTGCCGTGGcggaagatgaagacgatgaagatgatgacgaggatgaggatgattgGGATGGGTTCCGATTCCGGGCTTAGAGAGCCAGCCTTCGAGATGTTCAATGTACATTGTAGTGTATCTATCACCCGGTACGTCAAAACAGAGACGACAGCAGTTACCTAATGTCAAAAGCAGcacaaacaaaccaaacAAACCTCTGTGCTATGTTGCCTTGATGAGAGAAAACCGGAACAAACAATGTCAGCAGAAAACAGAACGCCAGAAAACCCACCACGAAGTACAAACCATATCCCAATCCGCAATGTCCAAGAGGTATACAAGCCCAAATCCCAGTCGGTTCAGTGTCAGCAAGCAAACAAACAGATTCCAagcccttcccccccttctccaaccaACCAACGCACGcaaacaaagaaaagaagataTCACCCTCTTACCTCACTCACCCCTGCTCCTTactaaccccctcccaaaacctcctcaacctccaaaccctccccaccccactcctctcctcccactttttgacaccctcctccttttccctcaCCTTGCCCCCCCAAACACtccccacaaaccccctcagcctatccttcaccctctccctctccaccgccctcttcctcgcgACCAACGCGGGGGCAACGGCGGCCTTCTTACCGGGTAGGCACTCGGCCGGCAGGACGCACCGCTCCACCAGCACTTCTGGAGGCGGCCGGGCGGCGAGCTGGCGGGAGAGGCGGATGGAGACAAAGGAGCGGGCGAGGCGGCGGGAgacgatggtggtgttggtgaggaagatggagcgGCGGATGAGGTCGGTCAGGGTCGGGCGGGAGGGCGAGGCGAGCTGGGTCGGGAGGGTGGTACGGgcgcggcggaggcggaggcggtggaggtggggtgagagggagagggtgcggaggtggtgggaggtctgtgaaaaggggggacgGGGTTAGTAAAGTTGTGGTTGAAATGGGGCCCAGGGAGGTGGGAATGTGGGAATGTGGGAATGTGTTATTGTGGTAAAAGGGGTAATGTGGGAATGTGGTAAATGGATGATTGGTGCAGATTGGGAGAAACTTTGACAGGAAGGAACGGTGATTGGAAGGAGCGGCAGACAGTTGTGGGAAGGAGCGGCAGGGAAAGAGCTGTGAGGGAAAGAgctgagggggggaggggggggggaatcATGGCGGAAGGAGCTATGAAGGGAAGGAGCCACGAGGGAAAGCACACCAGAGAAGGCAAGCACTTTGATGGGAGGGGCTATGAGGGAAGGAGCTAGGTGTACGGGGAAGGAGCAATGGGTGATAAGGGGCGGATAGCCACAACAACAGATGGTGAAGAAAGGGGTTTCAACCCACCCTGGAGGTTGCCAACAAGTCACAGACTTCGAGATAACTCAGGATATGGAGGAGCACCTCGTTTGGCAGCTGCGAGAGTTCGACCATGGGACAGCAAGAAGAggtatcatcatccacctgTCCATCCGGCAAGAAGCCGTTGCTCCCCATATTGCCATGGCCACGGTACGTCACGGAAGGATTGCCGTCTTTGGTTCCAGACCCCAATTCCTCGCTTCTAGGCGTCGATAGTGTCAATTGACTTGTCTTCTCGGCAAGCTG contains:
- a CDS encoding hypothetical protein (EggNog:ENOG503P3ZZ) → MTDVRALLRQQRAARRIEHPHASYSDSWKLSCAICLEPIKAESLWEGHLRSAGHRERVQVLFNTDKNSNGPSYAGFVDQASAAAGPSTNKRKHSDSDDEMGDTFDEDVARRKKSRPDVVATSDENQRAAAERSKPLTPPLTRRTSGTPTFGVEMQMPSRPATPVAVREDREKNSSGSAGTPMSITPKPASQNRSPLIPHEPQQKQPPKTSTPAPVADDLWAEFEADLLQEKKKPAAVAALEDGDAVISAPVMTNEEIAAKSEEEERQKRRALADIELEDEKEEATRALETEFEVMEELEARAKKLRERREALRVQGGGGSAAPAAATAKGPALGKENAAVAEDEDDEDDDEDEDDWDGFRFRA
- a CDS encoding hypothetical protein (COG:S; EggNog:ENOG503P7CU), yielding MASLPANVLGRGAHDGMLPEHHHYLKPDTESEEGGLDPLVVVATSQLAEKTSQLTLSTPRSEELGSGTKDGNPSVTYRGHGNMGSNGFLPDGQVDDDTSSCCPMVELSQLPNEVLLHILSYLEVCDLLATSRTSHHLRTLSLSPHLHRLRLRRARTTLPTQLASPSRPTLTDLIRRSIFLTNTTIVSRRLARSFVSIRLSRQLAARPPPEVLVERCVLPAECLPGKKAAVAPALVARKRAVERERVKDRLRGFVGSVWGGKVREKEEGVKKWEERSGVGRVWRLRRFWEGVSKEQG